DNA sequence from the Microscilla marina ATCC 23134 genome:
GCAAAACAAAGCTCACGCAACATATTATCGTTTGATGACTTTTTTGGATAGTAAGCCTGTGGGTAAAATGGTTGATTTTTATAAGTCAGGTCAAGCAAAAATGGTGATTGATTCAATCATTGATTGGGGGCAACAAAAGTTTCATGGTAAAATAATGTTTTATCACCCTGATGGTAAAAAAGAGAGAGTACACGAGTATAAAATGGGGCAAT
Encoded proteins:
- a CDS encoding toxin-antitoxin system YwqK family antitoxin, whose protein sequence is MQKFLYTTLFLCLYTLAAISQNTLQSVKAPNKIDANGLRQGRWLVPNDKYEQQKQNKAHATYYRLMTFLDSKPVGKMVDFYKSGQAKMVIDSIIDWGQQKFHGKIMFYHPDGKKERVHEYKMGQLITTVYYNLDGTQASPS